Proteins from one Suncus etruscus isolate mSunEtr1 chromosome 3, mSunEtr1.pri.cur, whole genome shotgun sequence genomic window:
- the TMEM81 gene encoding transmembrane protein 81, translating into MHCILFDLRRRSCCRKGVNTIADSAGTLGCWLKEVKSLLNIKPLASCFLLGNLAFAFCLPLVDTLPKTLAIPKVLQEAVGRVIVNASTCSVTCGLGYKEETICEVGPDGVRRKCKSQRLQCLTSWICGMQHFTTFSGREFELSCLSADVPEGQKAYRVTWRLARGIISTDDEVFRPFRVHSYFVKFHSVHEFDSGTYRCDVQLVKNLKLVKRLYFGLRVLPPDLVNLNFHQSLTENQKLVDMGLDMALDNISRPSQPPWKQKVVMALGLGVPSGVAGGLLLIIFFCRWLGVGGGGVFCCLGSEGLTASDAK; encoded by the coding sequence ATGCATTGCATCCTATTTGACCTACGGCGGCGCTCCTGCTGCAGAAAGGGAGTGAACACTATTGCAGACTCGGCTGGAACCTTGGGGTGCTGGCTGAAGGAGGTGAAGTCACTTCTGAATATAAAACCTTTGGCCTCTTGTTTCCTCCTTGGGAACCTGGCTTTTGCCTTCTGTCTGCCTTTGGTTGATACTTTACCAAAAACTCTGGCCATTCCTAAGGTACTACAAGAAGCTGTGGGGAGAGTGATTGTAAATGCTTCCACCTGCAGTGTCACCTGTGGCCTGGGCTACAAGGAGGAGACTATCTGCGAGGTGGGCCCTGATGGAGTGAGACGTAAGTGCAAATCCCAACGCCTGCAGTGTCTGACCAGCTGGATTTGTGGGATGCAACACTTTACCACATTCTCTGGGAGGGAGTTTGAGCTGAGCTGCTTGAGCGCTGATGTCCCAGAGGGGCAAAAGGCATACCGTGTCACCTGGAGGCTAGCACGGGGCATCATCTCCACTGACGACGAGGTCTTCAGGCCCTTCCGTGTCCACTCCTACTTTGTGAAATTTCATTCTGTGCATGAGTTTGACTCTGGCACCTACCGGTGTGATGTACAACTCGTAAAGAACTTGAAACTGGTCAAGAGGCTCTACTTTGGGCTGAGGGTGCTTCCCCCTGACTTGGTGAACTTAAATTTCCATCAGTCCCTTACAGAGAATCAGAAGTTAGTAGATATGGGCCTAGATATGGCCTTGGACAACATTTCCAGGCCTTCCCAGCCCCCATGGAAGCAGAAAGTAGTCATGGCTTTGGGGCTAGGAGTTCCCAGTGGTGTGGCTGGTGGCTTATTGTTGATCATATTCTTCTGCAGGTGgctcggggtggggggtgggggtgtcttCTGCTGTCTGGGCTCTGAGGGGTTGACTGCCTCTGATGCCAAATGA
- the RBBP5 gene encoding retinoblastoma-binding protein 5 isoform X2, producing the protein MNLELLESFGQNYPEEADGTLDCISMALTCTFNRWGTLLAVGCNDGRIVIWDFLTRGIAKIISAHIHPVCSLCWSRDGHKLVSASTDNIVSQWDVLSGDCDQRFRFPSPILKVQYHPRDQNKVLVCPMKSAPVMLTLSDSRHVVLPVDDDSDLNVVASFDRRGEYIYTGNAKGKILVLKTDSQDLVASFRVTTGTSNTTAIKSIEFARKGSCFLINTADRIIRVYDGREILTCGRDGEPEPMQKLQDLVNRTPWKKCCFSGDGEYIVAGSARQHALYIWEKSIGNLVKILHGTRGELLLDVAWHPVRPIIASISSGVVSIWAQNQVENWSAFAPDFKELDENVEYEERESEFDIEDEDKSEPEQTGADAAEDEEVDVTSVDPIAAFCSSDEELEDSKALLYLPIAPEVEDPEENPYGPPPDAVQTSLIDEGASSEKKRQASADGSQPPKKKPKTTNIELQGVPNDEVHPLLGVKGDGKSKKKQAGRPKGSKGKEKDSPFKPKLYKGDRGLPLEGSAKGKVQAELSQPLTGGAISELL; encoded by the exons ATGAACCTCGAATTGCTCG AATCCTTTGGGCAGAATTATCCGGAG GAAGCTGATGGCACCTTGGATTGTATCAGCATGGCCTTGACATGCACCTTTAATAGGTGGGGCACGCTGCTTGCAGTTGGCTGTAATGATGGTCGAATTGTCATCTGGGATTTCTTGACAAGAGGCATTGCTAAAATAATTAGTGCACACATCCATCCAGTCTGTTCTCTATG CTGGAGCCGAGATGGCCACAAGCTCGTCAGTGCCTCCACGGACAACATCGTGTCGCAGTGGGATGTCCTCTCGGGAGACTGTGACCAAAGGTTCCGCTTTCCTTCACCCATCTTAAAAGTCCAGTATCATCCACGAGACCA GAACAAAGTTCTCGTGTGTCCCATGAAATCTGCTCCTGTCATGTTGACCCTTTCAGATTCCAGGCACGTCGTTTTGCCGGTGGATGACGACTCAGATTTGAATGTGGTTGCATCTTTTGATAGGAGAGGGGAATATATCTACACGGGAAATGCAAAAGGCAAG ATTTTGGTCCTAAAAACAGATTCTCAGGATCTTGTTGCTTCCTTCAGAGTAACAACTGGAACGAGTAATACCACTGCCATTAAATCAATAGAATTTGCCAGGAAGGGAAG TTGCTTTTTAATTAACACAGCAGACCGAATCATCCGAGTTTATGATGGCAGAGAAATCTTAACCTGTGGGAGAGATGGAGAGCCTGAGCCCATGCAGAAATTACAGGATTTGGTGAATAG GACGCCATGGAAGAAATGTTgcttttctggggatggagaatACATAGTGGCGGGCTCAGCCCGGCAGCATGCCTTGTATATCTGGGAGAAGAGCATCGGCAACCTGGTGAAGATTCTGCACGGGACCAGAGGAGAGCTACTTTTGGATGTGGCT TGGCATCCTGTTCGACCGATCATAGCATCTATTTCTAGTGGAGTAGTATCTATCTGGGCACAAAATCAAGTA GAAAATTGGAGTGCGTTTGCTCCAGATTTCAAAGAGTTGGATGAAAATGTAGAATATGAAGAAAGGGAATCAGAATTTGATATTGAAGATGAAGATAAGAGTGAGCCTGAGCAGACAG GGGCAGATGCTGCTGAGGATGAAGAAGTGGATGTCACTAGTGTGGACCCTATCGCTGCCTTCTGTAGTAG TGATGAAGAGCTGGAAGATTCAAAGGCTCTATTATATTTACCCATTGCTCCTGAGGTAGAAGACCCAGAAGAAAATCCATATGGCCCTCCTCCAGATGCAGTACAAACATCTTTGATTGATGAAGGGGCTAGTTCCGAGAAGAAGAGGCAGGCTTCAGCAGATGGCTCCCAGCCACCcaagaaaaaacccaaaacaaccaaTATAGAACTTCAAGGAGTACCCAATGATG AAGTCCATCCACTACTGGGTGTGAAGGGGGATGGCAAATCCAAGAAGAAGCAAGCAGGCCGGCCAAAAGGATCAAAAGGTAAAGAGAAAGATTCTCCATTTAAACCGAAACTCTACAAAGGGGACAGAGGTTTACCTCTGGAAGGATCAGCGAAGGGTAAAGTGCAGGCGGAGCTCAGCCAGCCCTTGACAG GAGGAGCAATCTCAGAACTGTTATGA
- the RBBP5 gene encoding retinoblastoma-binding protein 5 isoform X1 has protein sequence MNLELLESFGQNYPEEADGTLDCISMALTCTFNRWGTLLAVGCNDGRIVIWDFLTRGIAKIISAHIHPVCSLCWSRDGHKLVSASTDNIVSQWDVLSGDCDQRFRFPSPILKVQYHPRDQNKVLVCPMKSAPVMLTLSDSRHVVLPVDDDSDLNVVASFDRRGEYIYTGNAKGKILVLKTDSQDLVASFRVTTGTSNTTAIKSIEFARKGSCFLINTADRIIRVYDGREILTCGRDGEPEPMQKLQDLVNRTPWKKCCFSGDGEYIVAGSARQHALYIWEKSIGNLVKILHGTRGELLLDVAWHPVRPIIASISSGVVSIWAQNQVENWSAFAPDFKELDENVEYEERESEFDIEDEDKSEPEQTGADAAEDEEVDVTSVDPIAAFCSSDEELEDSKALLYLPIAPEVEDPEENPYGPPPDAVQTSLIDEGASSEKKRQASADGSQPPKKKPKTTNIELQGVPNDEVHPLLGVKGDGKSKKKQAGRPKGSKGKEKDSPFKPKLYKGDRGLPLEGSAKGKVQAELSQPLTAGGAISELL, from the exons ATGAACCTCGAATTGCTCG AATCCTTTGGGCAGAATTATCCGGAG GAAGCTGATGGCACCTTGGATTGTATCAGCATGGCCTTGACATGCACCTTTAATAGGTGGGGCACGCTGCTTGCAGTTGGCTGTAATGATGGTCGAATTGTCATCTGGGATTTCTTGACAAGAGGCATTGCTAAAATAATTAGTGCACACATCCATCCAGTCTGTTCTCTATG CTGGAGCCGAGATGGCCACAAGCTCGTCAGTGCCTCCACGGACAACATCGTGTCGCAGTGGGATGTCCTCTCGGGAGACTGTGACCAAAGGTTCCGCTTTCCTTCACCCATCTTAAAAGTCCAGTATCATCCACGAGACCA GAACAAAGTTCTCGTGTGTCCCATGAAATCTGCTCCTGTCATGTTGACCCTTTCAGATTCCAGGCACGTCGTTTTGCCGGTGGATGACGACTCAGATTTGAATGTGGTTGCATCTTTTGATAGGAGAGGGGAATATATCTACACGGGAAATGCAAAAGGCAAG ATTTTGGTCCTAAAAACAGATTCTCAGGATCTTGTTGCTTCCTTCAGAGTAACAACTGGAACGAGTAATACCACTGCCATTAAATCAATAGAATTTGCCAGGAAGGGAAG TTGCTTTTTAATTAACACAGCAGACCGAATCATCCGAGTTTATGATGGCAGAGAAATCTTAACCTGTGGGAGAGATGGAGAGCCTGAGCCCATGCAGAAATTACAGGATTTGGTGAATAG GACGCCATGGAAGAAATGTTgcttttctggggatggagaatACATAGTGGCGGGCTCAGCCCGGCAGCATGCCTTGTATATCTGGGAGAAGAGCATCGGCAACCTGGTGAAGATTCTGCACGGGACCAGAGGAGAGCTACTTTTGGATGTGGCT TGGCATCCTGTTCGACCGATCATAGCATCTATTTCTAGTGGAGTAGTATCTATCTGGGCACAAAATCAAGTA GAAAATTGGAGTGCGTTTGCTCCAGATTTCAAAGAGTTGGATGAAAATGTAGAATATGAAGAAAGGGAATCAGAATTTGATATTGAAGATGAAGATAAGAGTGAGCCTGAGCAGACAG GGGCAGATGCTGCTGAGGATGAAGAAGTGGATGTCACTAGTGTGGACCCTATCGCTGCCTTCTGTAGTAG TGATGAAGAGCTGGAAGATTCAAAGGCTCTATTATATTTACCCATTGCTCCTGAGGTAGAAGACCCAGAAGAAAATCCATATGGCCCTCCTCCAGATGCAGTACAAACATCTTTGATTGATGAAGGGGCTAGTTCCGAGAAGAAGAGGCAGGCTTCAGCAGATGGCTCCCAGCCACCcaagaaaaaacccaaaacaaccaaTATAGAACTTCAAGGAGTACCCAATGATG AAGTCCATCCACTACTGGGTGTGAAGGGGGATGGCAAATCCAAGAAGAAGCAAGCAGGCCGGCCAAAAGGATCAAAAGGTAAAGAGAAAGATTCTCCATTTAAACCGAAACTCTACAAAGGGGACAGAGGTTTACCTCTGGAAGGATCAGCGAAGGGTAAAGTGCAGGCGGAGCTCAGCCAGCCCTTGACAG cagGAGGAGCAATCTCAGAACTGTTATGA